One part of the Diadema setosum chromosome 6, eeDiaSeto1, whole genome shotgun sequence genome encodes these proteins:
- the LOC140229765 gene encoding uncharacterized protein — METHTSGKSSTSKFHRQTQQNFGKRPTNVVPVGAWVEQYPKSRDIEYTAIFAARHEEERLEHLQAEKEAKLARFRKEVKARVRELHRIKHQQQLQQSYQAVDLQGRVMHRTTHSANQLSHRKDRCVYKSSDPHAIGHPTHPGLPSSDPLATTAGDGSGGEATRQQLIEQATQTRRLVQKAKRDLAAKQLMFKGKGDGGGVPGGFWGQSYTRDRPATVRETESIYGADHGLDMGHPEATMAAFTSQHVPQEPVEEAIYSDTSNNLPDREDAFATEKLYEEAGIERPKRVTFVPGLTGSPQLPDRALGSGGGDYVQRVSADDEELRRTFQRLSTGPMPMEGQGGDGVKVDPSICERLKVHGVAEVNPGIVAEEHKKQLGVQFSMYRRLYMDIEREQVREKQRKRTHHRKIQQLKKEKEQERLEVERRAQLMTEPTHIIGESEAHARDRENAEAEEIKKIQRQLRQKNKETKRFIRALRALMRERITLLGVTPPPLCACGPTVWDANPDTCANNCVFYKNPKAYAKALASVLSLTDAN; from the exons ATGGAAACCCATACTTCTGGAAAATCGAGTACGAGTAAATTTCATCGTCAGACGCAGCAAAACTTTGGTAAACGACCAACTAATGTCGTACCAGTTGGAGCTTGGGTTGAGCAATACCCAAAGAGCCGTGACATTGAGTACACAGCAATT TTTGCTGCTCGGCATGAAGAGGAGAGGCTGGAGCATCTTCAGGCGGAGAAGGAGGCCAAGTTGGCTCGGTTTCGCAAAGAGGTCAAGGCCAGGGTCAGGGAGCTACACAGGATCAAACATCAGCAGCAGCTACAGCAGTCATACCAAGCA GTTGACCTCCAGGGCCGAGTCATGCACCGCACCACTCACTCAGCCAACCAGCTCTCCCACAGGAAAGACAGATGTGTCTACAAGAGCAGTGACCCCCACGCCATCGGCCACCCAACCCATCCGGGTCTTCCCAGCTCTGACCCACTAGCCACAACAGCAGGTGATGGGTCTGGAGGCGAGGCTACCAGGCAGCAGCTTATAGAGCAGGCCACTCAAACCAGGAGACTGGTGCAGAAGGCTAAGAGAGATCTTGCTGCTAAGCAACTGATGTTCAAAGGAAAG GGAGATGGTGGCGGTGTTCCAGGAGGTTTTTGGGGTCAGTCATACACCAGAGATAGACCAGCCACA GTAAGAGAGACCGAGAGCATATATGGAGCTGATCATGGTTTAGACATGGGCCACCCTGAGGCAACCATGGCTGCATTCACCAGCCAGCATGTGCCCCAAGAACCAGTGGAAGAAGCGATCTACAGCGATACCTCCAACAATCTACCAGACAGGGAGGATGCCTTTGCAACAGAGAAACTGTACGAGGAAGCTGGAATTGAAAGACCAAAGCGAGTGACGTTTGTACCCGGCCTCACAGGGTCCCCCCAGCTCCCAGACAGGGCCTTGGGTAGCGGAGGGGGAGACTATGTCCAAAGGGTTTCGGCTGACGATGAGGAATTAAGAAGGACGTTTCAGAGGTTATCCACAGGGCCAATGCCTATGGAGGGGCAGGGAGGAGATGGGGTCAAAGTTGATCCTAGCATATGTGAGCGACTCAAGGTCCACGGGGTAGCCGAGGTCAACCCTGGGATTGTTGCCGAAGAGCACAAGAAACAG CTGGGTGTTCAGTTCTCCATGTACCGCAGGCTGTACATGGACATTGAACGGGAGCAGGTTAGGGAGAAACAGAGGAAGAGAACTCACCACAGAAAGATCCAACA actgaaaaaggaaaaggagCAGGAGCGATTGGAGGTGGAACGAAGAGCTCAACTCATGACCGAACCAACTCATATCATTGGAGAGTCTGAAGCCCATGCTAGGGATAGGGAGAATGCCGAAGCTGAGGAGATCAAGAAAATTCAGAGGCAGCTTCGGcagaagaacaaagaaacaaaaag GTTCATCCGTGCCCTGCGAGCCTTGATGAGGGAACGCATCACCTTGCTTGGGGTCACCCCGCCCCCTCTCTGCGCCTGTGGGCCCACCGTGTGGGACGCCAACCCTGACACGTGTGCCAATAACTGTGTCTTTTACAAGAACCCTAAAG CATATGCAAAAGCCCTGGCGTCAGTCTTATCTCTCACCGATGCCAACTGA